In Bacillus sp. Cs-700, one genomic interval encodes:
- a CDS encoding flagellar hook-basal body protein: MFKGMYTATSGMMASERKQQFLTNNLSNAQTPGFKQDEATFRSFPEYLLKERNTNTPPNSSIGTLQTGVYTQEGIPNFSSGSLNETSKQTDLALIDENLPTVAETSKKGLLLFGVRLEDNAIRYTRNGNFSVDEEGFLSTSEGNQVIGEDLQPIQLTSDSFTVRDDGTILEENGNEQQLWIGYTDNPTNLTQQGNGVFAWDGDEADAPINIQTTDITEYAVKQGYLEGSNVDMTTTMTDMLNTYRLYEANQKVLQTYDQSIDKAVNDVGRVY, translated from the coding sequence ATGTTTAAAGGCATGTATACAGCTACGTCCGGCATGATGGCAAGTGAGCGAAAGCAACAGTTCTTAACGAATAATCTCTCAAATGCTCAAACACCAGGCTTTAAGCAGGATGAAGCAACTTTCCGATCCTTTCCTGAATACTTATTGAAAGAAAGAAATACGAACACGCCCCCTAACTCTTCTATTGGCACGCTCCAAACTGGCGTCTACACGCAGGAAGGCATTCCGAACTTTTCAAGTGGATCTCTTAACGAAACTAGCAAACAAACAGATTTGGCCCTTATCGATGAGAACCTCCCTACCGTTGCAGAAACTAGTAAAAAAGGCCTACTTCTATTTGGTGTTCGTCTTGAGGATAACGCGATTCGCTACACAAGAAATGGAAATTTTTCTGTCGATGAAGAGGGTTTTCTTTCGACAAGTGAGGGCAATCAAGTAATTGGCGAAGATCTTCAGCCGATTCAACTAACGAGCGACTCGTTCACTGTGAGAGATGATGGCACGATTCTCGAGGAAAATGGCAACGAACAGCAGCTATGGATTGGCTATACCGATAACCCTACTAATCTCACTCAGCAAGGAAATGGCGTTTTTGCATGGGATGGTGATGAAGCTGATGCGCCAATCAATATACAAACCACTGATATTACCGAATATGCTGTGAAACAAGGCTACCTCGAAGGTTCGAACGTGGATATGACGACAACGATGACGGATATGCTTAACACGTATCGCTTATATGAAGCAAACCAAAAAGTACTACAAACGTACGATCAAAGCATCGACAAAGCCGTAAATGATGTCGGTCGCGTCTACTAG
- the flgB gene encoding flagellar basal body rod protein FlgB, producing the protein MNVFQSIKPLEQALNASMVQQRTITSNISNVDTPNYKRQTVSFQDNLQEATKNLQSYKSNPKHVPFSYEKNSLNPVVKTDQSTVNQSNGNNVDMDVEMAELAKNQLWYNAMVEKTNSQFRDLQTAIRGS; encoded by the coding sequence GTGAATGTTTTTCAATCGATCAAACCGCTTGAACAAGCATTAAATGCGTCAATGGTTCAACAGCGAACCATTACGTCAAATATATCAAATGTTGACACCCCTAATTACAAACGACAAACCGTTTCATTTCAAGATAACCTGCAGGAAGCCACTAAAAATCTGCAGAGCTACAAATCAAACCCCAAACACGTCCCGTTTAGTTACGAAAAAAATTCATTAAATCCCGTTGTGAAGACGGATCAAAGTACAGTAAATCAATCGAATGGAAACAACGTTGACATGGATGTTGAAATGGCAGAACTCGCGAAAAACCAGCTTTGGTACAATGCGATGGTTGAAAAGACGAATAGCCAATTCCGTGACTTACAAACCGCAATTCGAGGGAGCTAA
- the fliF gene encoding flagellar basal-body MS-ring/collar protein FliF: protein MNQQLLNFKSRWQEMWGSYSTKTKWLIGGTFLVTLLLLLFLVFWMSKPNLTPIYSNLTPTEAGEIKGAIEQKGIPVEVSADGTTISVPKDQASDLKVSLAAEGIPKSGNVNYSIFSENMGMGMTDRQFDVVERDAMQNELSYLIEQIGGIQESKVMITLPAESVWLDETGETASASIVLTRDPGAQLDQGQITGLYHLISKSVPNLPVENIVIMDQNGTAFDYGESGGVDTTLSAYQQQEDIRNDIEKDMQQELQQMLGMILGQDKVVVSVMASVDFTKEKRTEDLVEPVDEETGEGIDISVEKIMESYSGDQAAAQDGTGTDEGEIPNYNADDPGAQGDGSYEKVEDRINREVNRIHKEIEESPYLIDDITINVGVEPPVADDITTLTAADIEDIRTVLKNVVRTSLSESEVPLDDAALEERISVFANEFKGRADYEEPTEGMFSKMMDSVPAWVLYTIAGGVGVLIIGGIFLLFRRRVSKEDEDFMEFEQSYSPPEDHYLPREEREVDMTPDTLVGKDEIESLAKNDPEEFVKLLRLWMKEE, encoded by the coding sequence ATGAACCAACAACTACTGAACTTTAAAAGTCGCTGGCAAGAAATGTGGGGAAGCTATTCCACAAAAACGAAATGGCTGATCGGAGGGACATTTCTCGTCACTCTTCTCCTACTTCTATTCCTTGTTTTTTGGATGTCTAAACCCAATTTAACACCGATTTATTCTAATTTAACGCCGACCGAAGCTGGTGAAATCAAAGGGGCCATCGAGCAGAAAGGGATTCCCGTGGAAGTTTCAGCTGATGGAACAACGATCAGTGTGCCAAAAGATCAGGCGTCTGATTTAAAAGTAAGTCTAGCGGCTGAAGGTATTCCAAAAAGCGGTAACGTGAACTACAGCATCTTTAGTGAAAACATGGGCATGGGAATGACAGATCGCCAATTCGATGTTGTAGAACGAGATGCGATGCAAAATGAATTGAGTTATTTAATTGAGCAAATTGGCGGTATTCAGGAATCAAAAGTGATGATTACTCTACCAGCCGAAAGTGTTTGGCTTGATGAAACAGGTGAAACAGCTTCTGCTTCGATCGTCCTTACGAGGGATCCTGGTGCTCAGCTTGACCAGGGCCAAATTACAGGGCTTTATCATCTTATAAGTAAAAGTGTTCCGAATCTCCCTGTCGAAAACATTGTCATCATGGACCAGAACGGAACTGCTTTTGATTACGGAGAAAGCGGCGGAGTTGATACAACTTTATCCGCTTACCAGCAACAAGAAGATATCCGTAACGATATTGAAAAAGACATGCAACAGGAACTCCAACAAATGCTTGGCATGATTCTAGGTCAGGATAAAGTGGTTGTTTCCGTCATGGCTAGCGTTGATTTTACAAAAGAAAAACGCACCGAAGATCTTGTTGAACCTGTCGATGAAGAAACAGGTGAAGGCATTGATATAAGTGTTGAGAAAATTATGGAATCGTATTCTGGCGATCAAGCTGCTGCTCAGGATGGAACAGGTACAGATGAAGGCGAAATTCCAAACTATAACGCAGATGATCCGGGTGCCCAGGGTGACGGTTCTTATGAAAAAGTAGAAGACCGCATCAACCGTGAAGTGAATCGCATTCATAAGGAGATCGAAGAAAGTCCTTATCTCATTGATGATATTACGATAAACGTTGGTGTAGAGCCACCTGTGGCTGATGATATCACGACCTTAACTGCAGCTGATATAGAAGATATTCGCACGGTCCTTAAAAATGTTGTCCGTACCTCGTTAAGTGAAAGTGAAGTTCCGCTTGATGACGCGGCTCTTGAAGAGCGGATCTCGGTATTTGCGAATGAATTTAAGGGACGGGCCGACTATGAAGAGCCAACAGAAGGCATGTTTTCAAAGATGATGGATAGCGTTCCCGCCTGGGTACTTTATACGATTGCAGGTGGAGTAGGGGTTCTCATTATAGGAGGAATTTTTCTACTTTTCCGACGCCGGGTAAGTAAAGAAGATGAAGACTTCATGGAGTTTGAACAATCTTATAGTCCTCCGGAAGATCATTATTTACCACGCGAAGAGCGCGAAGTCGATATGACGCCAGATACCCTAGTTGGAAAAGACGAGATTGAAAGTCTTGCAAAAAATGATCCAGAAGAATTTGTGAAACTACTAAGACTATGGATGAAAGAAGAATAG
- a CDS encoding flagellar hook-basal body protein — translation MNIQMATASSSLSQTQKKMNTIANNIANVNTAGYKSREATFQNLLTQTYANQTGEATEPGRETPENLRVGFGSKVGLTVLNNKQGSAQETGRKLDVMLEGENVYFRVQNDDTVNYTRDGSFEIQNQNGAFSLVTSRGNSILDTNGNAITFDNNPSKISISETGELVATDANGNDQTFQLSIAKIDRPQALVNVGGNEFSLQENGELELVALNGDEYKTRQGYLEMSNVDLTNETTEMISTQRLLQFQSQAIKMADEMMGLANTIKR, via the coding sequence TTGAATATTCAAATGGCTACCGCATCTTCTTCACTTAGTCAGACACAAAAGAAAATGAATACAATCGCAAATAACATCGCAAACGTGAATACAGCAGGCTATAAAAGCCGAGAAGCAACGTTCCAGAATCTCTTAACCCAAACATATGCAAACCAAACTGGTGAAGCAACTGAGCCTGGAAGAGAAACCCCTGAAAACCTTCGCGTTGGTTTTGGATCAAAAGTTGGTTTAACGGTCCTTAACAACAAGCAAGGCTCTGCTCAAGAAACAGGTCGTAAACTTGACGTGATGCTTGAAGGAGAGAATGTTTACTTCCGGGTTCAAAACGACGATACCGTGAACTATACGAGAGATGGCTCTTTTGAGATTCAAAATCAGAACGGAGCATTTTCACTCGTAACAAGCCGTGGGAACTCGATTCTGGATACGAACGGTAATGCGATTACGTTTGATAATAATCCATCCAAAATTTCCATCTCTGAAACGGGAGAATTGGTAGCGACGGATGCGAACGGCAATGACCAAACGTTTCAGCTCAGCATCGCCAAAATCGATCGCCCGCAGGCGCTCGTGAATGTCGGAGGAAATGAATTTTCTCTCCAAGAGAACGGCGAGCTTGAGCTTGTCGCACTTAATGGAGACGAATATAAAACAAGACAAGGCTATCTTGAAATGTCGAACGTGGATTTAACGAATGAAACAACGGAGATGATCTCGACACAGCGACTCCTCCAATTCCAAAGCCAGGCGATTAAAATGGCGGATGAAATGATGGGGTTAGCGAATACGATCAAAAGATAA
- the flgC gene encoding flagellar basal body rod protein FlgC — protein MNLFNGFNASASALTANRLRMDVVSSNIANAETTRSELVDGEWQPYKRKVVELEENSFESKLQKAMGNEASSTGVKVSNVQEDNAPNKLVYNPAHPDANEEGYVEMPNVDMVKEMVDLMSASRSYEANVTALNATKSMYMKALELGK, from the coding sequence ATGAATTTATTTAATGGATTCAATGCGAGCGCTTCAGCGTTAACAGCAAACCGACTCCGAATGGACGTCGTTTCCTCAAATATTGCGAATGCCGAAACAACGCGTTCAGAACTTGTTGATGGTGAATGGCAGCCGTACAAGCGAAAAGTAGTAGAGCTAGAGGAAAACTCGTTTGAAAGCAAGCTCCAAAAGGCGATGGGGAACGAAGCGTCTTCTACTGGAGTGAAAGTATCGAACGTACAAGAAGATAATGCGCCAAATAAGCTTGTTTATAATCCCGCTCATCCCGATGCGAATGAAGAGGGATACGTAGAGATGCCGAATGTTGATATGGTGAAGGAAATGGTTGATCTTATGTCAGCCTCACGGTCATATGAAGCAAACGTAACGGCGTTAAACGCCACAAAAAGTATGTATATGAAAGCGCTCGAGCTTGGGAAGTAG
- the flgL gene encoding flagellar hook-associated protein FlgL: MRITQQMLSSNITSQLQQNLSRYEKANEQVSTGKRINTPSDDPIGVQKSLKLASQLADNEQYERNTDYALSWMETTDQALNSISNALQRANELGLQASNGTNSPEDQQTIAKEIEQLHAEIQDIANTKFDGKYIFNGQKTDQPIQIAANGDLTYNNQSLMQRMSSSNSNTIEMNVTGEVFDGNVNLFKTLDQLSGALASGDQEGVSSALKQIETGKEQVLNSWTTLGAKQSRVEGMNQRLKEENLSLQTLVSKNDDVDFAEAIMKLKTEESVYQASLAASAKIIQPSLLDFLR; the protein is encoded by the coding sequence ATGAGAATTACACAGCAAATGCTTAGCTCAAACATCACCTCTCAGTTACAGCAGAACCTCTCGCGCTATGAAAAGGCGAATGAACAGGTTTCAACAGGGAAACGAATCAATACGCCTTCTGATGATCCTATTGGTGTTCAGAAATCTTTGAAACTCGCCTCTCAGCTAGCTGATAATGAGCAGTATGAACGTAATACCGATTACGCTCTGTCGTGGATGGAAACAACCGACCAGGCCCTTAACAGCATCTCTAATGCGCTTCAGCGAGCAAATGAGCTAGGCTTACAGGCGTCGAACGGAACGAACTCACCAGAAGATCAGCAAACGATTGCAAAAGAAATTGAACAATTACACGCTGAGATTCAGGATATTGCCAATACAAAGTTTGATGGAAAGTACATCTTCAATGGACAGAAAACAGATCAACCGATTCAAATTGCAGCGAATGGCGATCTAACCTATAACAACCAGTCACTGATGCAGCGTATGTCTTCTAGCAATAGCAATACAATTGAAATGAACGTTACGGGAGAAGTGTTTGATGGGAATGTGAACCTGTTTAAGACGCTTGATCAGCTTTCAGGCGCATTAGCGAGTGGGGATCAGGAAGGCGTTAGCAGTGCACTGAAACAGATTGAGACAGGTAAAGAGCAAGTGTTAAACAGCTGGACAACCCTTGGCGCAAAGCAGTCGAGAGTGGAAGGGATGAATCAACGCTTGAAGGAAGAAAACCTTTCTCTACAAACGCTCGTTTCTAAAAACGATGACGTTGATTTTGCCGAAGCCATCATGAAACTTAAAACGGAAGAAAGCGTCTACCAGGCTTCTCTTGCCGCAAGCGCGAAGATCATTCAGCCATCTCTTTTAGACTTTCTTAGATAA
- the fliG gene encoding flagellar motor switch protein FliG, which produces MVSTTEELTGTQKAAILLTSLGPDLSVQTFKHLSEKEIDQLALGISELRKVEPDEREAVVDEFIQMVKAKDYIAVGGIEYARHVLEQALGSKKAEEILTRLKANLKVKPFAFARKADPDQILNILQQEHPQTIALVLSYLDAKQSSQILSSLPQESQADVARRIALMDSTSPEVISQLETIIEGKLNATGSQDYTFTGGVEAIVQVLSSVDRSTERTILSSLEKDDPNLAEEIKKRMFVFEDIVTLDDRSIRLVISEVKDEDLSIALKVASDDVKDTIFRNMSNRRVDTVKEEIELMGPLRLREVEEAQTRIVSVIRYLEETGDVMIARGGGDDLIV; this is translated from the coding sequence ATGGTGAGCACGACAGAAGAATTAACGGGAACTCAGAAAGCGGCAATCCTTCTTACTTCTTTAGGACCAGACTTATCCGTACAAACCTTTAAACATTTATCGGAAAAAGAAATTGATCAGCTGGCACTTGGGATCTCAGAGCTTCGAAAAGTAGAGCCTGATGAGCGTGAAGCCGTCGTAGACGAGTTTATCCAAATGGTAAAAGCGAAAGACTACATCGCGGTCGGTGGCATTGAATATGCACGGCATGTTCTTGAACAGGCGCTTGGATCGAAGAAGGCAGAAGAAATTTTGACGCGTTTAAAAGCGAACCTAAAAGTAAAACCTTTTGCGTTTGCACGAAAAGCGGATCCCGATCAAATTTTAAATATTTTACAACAGGAGCATCCGCAGACGATTGCGCTTGTTCTTTCCTATCTTGATGCAAAGCAATCGTCGCAAATTCTTTCCTCGCTGCCGCAAGAAAGTCAGGCAGATGTTGCGCGTCGTATCGCACTAATGGATAGCACATCACCAGAAGTCATTAGTCAGCTTGAGACGATTATTGAAGGGAAACTTAACGCAACGGGCTCCCAAGACTACACATTTACAGGTGGAGTGGAAGCGATTGTTCAGGTATTGAGCAGCGTTGATCGAAGCACAGAACGTACGATTTTAAGTTCACTTGAAAAAGATGATCCAAATCTAGCAGAAGAGATTAAAAAGCGGATGTTTGTATTTGAAGATATCGTGACGCTTGATGATCGCTCGATTCGCCTTGTGATTAGCGAAGTAAAGGATGAAGATCTCTCCATTGCGTTAAAAGTCGCAAGCGATGATGTGAAGGATACGATTTTCAGAAATATGTCCAATCGCCGGGTCGATACGGTAAAAGAAGAGATCGAATTAATGGGGCCACTTCGACTACGTGAAGTGGAAGAAGCCCAAACGCGCATCGTTTCTGTCATCCGCTACCTTGAAGAAACTGGCGATGTGATGATTGCGCGCGGCGGAGGAGATGATTTGATTGTCTAA
- the fliE gene encoding flagellar hook-basal body complex protein FliE, giving the protein MNTISALQQLPAQAKPQVSSGEATADFGQMLQNAIKQVNDNQVASEQMTNKLVTGEVQDVHEVMLAAKKASLSLNLTVEVRNKVIESYQEIMRMQM; this is encoded by the coding sequence ATGAACACGATTAGTGCACTTCAGCAGCTTCCTGCTCAAGCAAAGCCTCAGGTTTCTTCAGGAGAGGCAACAGCTGATTTTGGTCAAATGCTGCAGAATGCGATTAAACAAGTGAACGATAACCAGGTGGCATCGGAACAAATGACAAATAAGCTCGTAACTGGAGAAGTACAGGATGTTCATGAAGTTATGCTTGCAGCAAAAAAAGCCTCACTATCTCTCAATCTAACAGTTGAAGTGAGAAATAAGGTTATTGAATCATACCAGGAAATCATGCGCATGCAAATGTAG